One Natator depressus isolate rNatDep1 chromosome 5, rNatDep2.hap1, whole genome shotgun sequence DNA segment encodes these proteins:
- the SH3GL2 gene encoding endophilin-A1 isoform X3, translating into MERKVDVTSRAVMEIMTKTVEYLQPNPASRAKLNMINTMSKIRGQEKGPGYPQAEALLAEAMLKFGRELGDECNFGPALGDVGEAMRELSEVKDSLDIEVKQNFIDPLQNLHDKDLREIQHHLKKMEGRRLDFDYKKKRQGRLPDEELRQALEKFDESKEIAESSMYNLLEMDIEQVSQLSALVEAQLKYHRQATQILQQVTAKLEERIKEASTQPRREYQPKPRMSLDFSSGENTQYNGGISQTSTPKPTGIPMDQPCCRALYDFDPENEGELGFKEGDVITLTNQIDENWYEGMLHGQSGFFPINYVDILVPLPH; encoded by the exons CTTCCAGAGCTAAACTCAACATGATCAACACAATGTCAAAAATTCGAGGGCAGGAAAAAGGACCAGGCTACCCTCAGGCTGAGGCCTTATTGGCAGAAGCTATGCTGAAGTTTGGAAGAGAACTCGGAGATGAATGCAACTTTG GCCCAGCCCTTGGTGATGTTGGGGAAGCTATGAGAGAGCTTTCTGAAGTCAAAGATTCTTTGGACATTGAAGTGAAGCAGAACTTCATAGATCCCCTGCAGAATCTCCATGATAAAGATCTGAGAGAAATACAG CACCACCTGAAGAAAATGGAAGGTCGACGCCTGGACTttgattacaaaaagaaaagacaagGCAGGCTTCCTGATGAGGAGCTACGCCAAGCTCTGGAGAAATTTGATGAGTCCAAAGAAATAGCCGAGTCAAGCATGTATAACCTTCTGGAGATGGAT ATTGAACAAGTGAGTCAGCTTTCTGCTCTTGTAGAAGCCCAGCTGAAGTACCACAGACAGGCAACACAGATCCTACAGCAAGTTACTGCCAAGTTGGAAGAGAG AATAAAAGAAGCATCAACTCAGCCCAGAAGAGAATACCAGCCAAAACCCCGTATGAGTCTTGATTTTTCCAGTGGTGAGAATACCCAGTACAATGGAGGGATATCCCAGACCAGCACCCCAAAACCAACAG GTATTCCAATGGATCAGCCATGCTGCCGAGCTCTGTATGACTTTGACCCTGAAAATGAAGGGGAGTTGGGCTTTAAAGAGGGTGATGTCATTACCCTCACTAACCAGATTGATGAGAACTGGTATGAAGGGATGCTTCATGGCCAGTCGGGCTTCTTCCCTATCAATTATGTGGATATTCTGGTACCTTTGCCCCATTAG